GCTTTTGCTTCTAGTCGAACTAATAATCCTAATTTTTTCATATATGTTTATCTTTTTTAAATTACACATTTTTATAACAAATGTAGCTCATTTAAGTTTTTCAGGATTTTTTATTTGGTTCAAAAACTTATGAAAAAAGGTCAACTAGCGTTATAACGTAGCCTTTGGGGATATCAATAAACCCATCTTAACTTACTGTATTAGAATGTTAGAATCCCTGCATCAAACTGCCTAAAATAACGCTATTGTATGGACCCTTTTTAATTCACCCCAAGATTCTTTATCAAATTCTTCGCTATCTTACCATTGTTGTTGATTAAACGTTCTAACATAGGCTTGGTTTAGTATGTTAAAAATGTGGAAAAGATCTAACCTAAACTATCGTCAAGCAATACATATTTGTAACCTCTCAGACATTAAAACGGAGGTTTATTGAGATTATTCGATATCCTTGTCTATTTCGGAGATGCTGGGGCAGGGATTTCGGAGTCATTGGGCCAATTATTTCGCTAGTCATTGGGGCACTTTCCGATTACAATAATATACAATTTGATTAAGATTCCAATTTCTTTTTTCTACGATAGGATTCACCTGTCAATTCTACTCTATGTGAGGAGAATGTTACCCTGTCAAGTATAGCATCAGCAATCGTACTTTCACCGATTAGTCCATGCCATTTTTCTACGGGGATCTGAGTAGCTATTATTAATGAGGCGCTATTATAACGATCTTCTATGATATCCAAAAGTGCTGTCCTTGCGTGCTGATCTATGGAAGTAAGTCCAAAGTCATCGAGTATTAGTAATTCTGCTCTTTCGATCTTTTTGAGTAACTTATGGTATGTGCCATCCAATCTGGCGATTTTCACCATATCAAAGAACCTGCCTGTATTGAGATAGAGCGTCTTATACAACATCTGACAGGCTTTAACTCCGATACACTGCGCAAGGAAGCTTTTTCCTGAACCGGCAGAGCCTGTTAATATTATGTTTTCTTTACGGTTTATAAACCCCAGAGAAAGGAGTCTCTCAAACATATTTCTGTCAAGGTTTCTGGAAGGGTTGTAATCAATGTCAGTGGCAGCAGCTTTTTCCTTGAATGAAGCCCTGTAGATCAGATTATCAATATTCTTATTCTGTCTAGCTTCCCATTCTGCATCGATAATGGTCGCTAGGAAGTCATCCAGGCTCATTTCACGATAAAGATTATCACTCAGACTACTTCGATAAAGCTCGGCCATGGTGATCATACGCATCTTGCGCATTTTTTCGATTGTTGTGTTCTCATTCATATTATCATTTTTAATGTTGTTTACTATCTGTAAATCGAGGTGTCCCGTAGATTTTCATGCTCAGGGATATGGAAGGTCTGTTGTACTTCCTCTTCTAGAGTGTCAAGTTTATTTTTAAGGATATTGACTATCGTTTGGTAAGATGATTTATGATGGAAAAGACCTCTCTTACAGGCGTTTTCAACGCGGGAAACGCTATGGGTTTTCACAAGAGCAAGTATTCCCTGTGCCTGTTTATACCCTAGTTCAGGGTAGCTATACTGTGCAATTAGTTGGCGGATATATTGTTGTGCAGATGGTCCAACAGCTTCGGCCCGCTGTTCAAAGTACATCGGACTCCAGTGGTTATAAACCTGATGTGAAGAAGGCATATGATCTGCGATGGTGGCATAGTTACCCGGTCGAAAGCACCGCTGATGCTTTGCTATACGCTGAAAGTTATAAAAGACCTCAACAGTGTCATTGTTATATTGAACTTCTACATGATGGCCAATATAACGGTGAGGTACACTATAGTAGTTTCTATCAGCATTGAGATATATATGCGATATCTTCTGCACTTTTGCTCGTCTAAAGTACCGCAAGTTATAGGTTGATAAAGGTAACGGGGTTAGGTGTTCTTTTTCCATATCAATAAATTGGCTCCTCCTAGTGGAGCCTCCATGTGAGAACAAATAATCATTATATAACACCAACTGTTCTGCTATGGCTACATTAAGTTCTTTCAAACTAAAGAAGGTCTGTTTGTCCAGTGGGTAAAAGATACGCTGGTAGACCAATGTTACACTACGTTCTACAAGAGCTTTATCTTGTGGGTGATATGGGCGGGCAGGATCTACTACACAACTATGAAAGAGTGCAAAGTCGGCAAGTGTTTTATTGATTTCTGGGGCATATTTGGAGCCTTTACTCACGGCTGATTTAAGATTGTCAGATACAATAGCCTGCGGCACGCCACCAGACCACTGCAAACAGCTATTAAGGCAATCGATAAAATCTTCACGTTTTTGGCTTGCAACGGCTTTTACAAACGTATATTGACTGCAGGGATAGACGGCAACGAAGATTTCGACAGGGATAACCTCTCCTGTACCTCTATCAACATAGGACATCTTTTTGCCTGTAAAGTCTACGAAAAGTTTTTCACCCGCTTTATGATCCAGTTTCCCCGAAGCTTTGATCTTGCCTCTCCACTTTCTGTAATGGGTGGTAAATTGGGTATAGCGGTAACCATCAGGATATTCAAGTAGGTAATTTTGCCATAACGTCTGCAAGGTGGCCCCAGGGCGCTTAAGCTCTTGCTGTATCTTACTGAACTGAGATGACAGGTGTTCATATCGCATCTTTTCGGTTTGGTCATCCTGGGTAAAAAGATCATGAAGATTTGCATCATCCATAGCTAGAAGTTCAGCATGATCTAATTCTAGTACTTTAAACCGCTTAATATAGCTGTCCACCGTTTTACGGTTGATGTTCATTATCTGGGCAACCTTACGGTTACTAAGTCCTTTTTTCTTTAGAAGGATAAGTGTTCTGAGTTCCATTTTGTCTTTCCGTTGTCCTGCCATGCTGTGATCATATGATTATACAACAGCAACTTAAGCAGTTTAATGGAAAGTGGCCCAACGACCTCCGAATTTAAGAAGATTATTTGGCCCATTGACCTCCGAAATAATTGGCAAATCAAACCGAATCAACTGGCCCATTGACCTCCGTTATAGACAATCCTTAATTAGCATGATTAATTTTAAAAGATGTTGTATCAAAAACTTGTATCAATAAACAAAGTTTCATGAATTTATATCACATGAGTTTAATGTAACTAAATATGAAAATTGGGTATGCAACTGGAAAACCACTTGAACGAAGAGAAAGCTTCGGGCAATAGCAATCGTCGAAATGGCAAGACAAAAAAGACAGTCCGAGGTCTCAATACCGAAACTTTTGAGCTGGAGACAGGTCGGGATAGATCGGTAAGGTTCGAGCCTAAAGTAGTACCTAACAGACAATTAATTATCACTGAACAGCTTGAGGGACACGTGTTGAGCATGTATGCCCATCTCCCGCTAGTTGAACTGAATTAGGAAAAAACTCTTCAAATCCGAATTGACCTACTCCGTCAAATGTGATTTCTTCAATTCCAAAAAATTCAAAGCCGCTAGCAAATTGTAGCAATTCTCTTATCTCTGGCGGAATTTGTCCTGTTGGCAATCTTTGGCTAATTCGTCAATTTGTTGATTTGTCAAACCTTCTTTTAATTCTACTTTATATTCGTCTCCATCTTCTTAAATATATTGTTCGGTCGAAATGGAAGTTAGTTTTTCCGTAGGTGTCATAAATGCAATTGTGTTTTCTTGATGTGTCGTGTTATGCTTGTAGGTAACTGGCGCGGCGACTTGTCGTAGCTGTATCGAAGATACGAAAGTGGAGCTGTTTTGCCAAGTCACTTGTTATAATTTAGTGTATGCGCCATTAAATGAGGAATCTGAAGCTATCGGAATTTTTATGGAGATACCGCTAGCTATTGACAAGGAATTGAGATTTTTTGAACTTGAGAAAGCCTTGAATACAATTGCTTATTGACTTATGATCACGTGCAAAAGTATATAGCCCTGATACAACGTGGGGAATTAAAGTGGATAAAGGACGATATTCGATGAAAGAGGATAGAAAGTTCGAATGTGACGTGTGTGGTCAAAAGTTACCCCAAATTACGAAGCATGGTGGTGCATTGAAAACTTTATCGATTTACCACAGGGACGGAATAGCGCTTTAGATTTCGAGGTACATGCAGGCGAAGTCAAAGTCCGACTGGAATTTTTGCCAAGGAATAGATGGTCTATCTAAAAGCAGTGAAGCATGAAGCCACTCGGTATGATATATCAGATATTTATATGTAGTGGTAAGGCTATTTTAATCAAGAGACAGAAGAGAAACTCCAGATAATAAATATACGCGTTAAGGAATTAAAGATTTTTTGGCGTATAGCCGGGGGCCTAGTTAAATAGTTTACAGAAGAAACTATTTTGGTAAATTCATAAGTAGTTCCTTTGCAGGTACTTCTTGTATTTTTCCGTCAACTTTTACCACCAAACTCTCACCCTTTGCTGCACTTTCTTCGGCTAGTTTTCGTAAAGCCTTTTGCACTCCTAAACGAATTCGTTCAGCAAGATTAATATTTTCAATATTTACCTTATCGTTCATTATAGTATTTCGATTTTAGTGTTGACCAAATTTCGCTATTTGAAACGAATTCTCCAAATTTATCACCCTGAGCAATAATTTCGGGGATTAAATCCATGTTATCAAACACCAACCAGCGATCACATATTGGAATATAAATGTTAAACAAATTTTCTAAACCACGATGATAACGTCTTTCTATCACATCAGATGGAATATTGTGTCCTCCGTTTTCTACTCTTTTCTTTACACGTTGTATGGCTAGTGCAGGGGAGTCGAGCCAAAAATAGAGCACAGTTACTGAATAGCCTATTTTTTGAGCTTCGATTACTGAATTTTTATAGCTTCGAGTCGAAAGCGTTGTTTCAAATGCAAAATCAGCTCTAGTCTTCATTAACTCCGTAATACGCTCTAACATAATTCGACCAGCTGATACAGCTACGCTCTGTGGATTGAAAGGAGAAATACCTGCTGCTATATTGTCGGCATTTACAAACTATCTGCAATCTAATATCTCAGGTAACACAGTGTAACTAGCGGTTGTTTTTCCGGCTCCATTGCACCCAGAGATAATGTAGATATTTGGCATATGCGTTTTTTTGTCAAAATAGGGAAAATTGATAGAATTTTAATTTCTTATTTTAAATTGGTTATTTCGGTGTGGTTCTTCTGTATTTATGTTTTCCAAATCTTTTTAAGAAAGATTTTTGTAGACGGAAATTACCTTTTAAGATTATTTGGCGCTTATTTGCTCTCTTCTAAAGGGAAAGTGGCGCAAAGCAGTAGTCACACTTTCTATTTCTTGTTCCAAAGAATTCGATATCTCGAAGGTCAATGCTGCGAAAATAAAATATTGCGGGCTTTTATAAAGTTACTAGATGCCAAATCGATGTTATCTGCTGTTTTTTTAATAAAAGGTGCTGTATAGACGGCGGATTTTCCCCATCTGCCTCGAAGATATCAACCTTTGTTTGTAGCAACCTATCATCTATAATTATCAGATGCTCAGGGAAAACATTGTGTACTTTCGTTTTCAGCTTTTCAAATACCTGAAAATCAGTGTCGCTTACTGGGTAAATGATTTTTCCCGATTGGACAGGCTCATTATCCTGATCGCAAAATAGGGTAAAATAACACTGACAAATAAAGAGTATAAAATGTCTTCATTCTGCTCAAGGCGGAAGGAAAAGTGATATGAAGGGCTTCCCCCTAAGAAGGAGTAGTCCCAGATTTCAGCAGACAGGTCGGTAAGGGACTCTTTTAATTGTTCCCATTGCCCGCGGTCTGACCAGGCTGATTCAATACATCGTTTCCGGTTATTGTAAGCTTCTGAAGCGGAATAAACCATGATATTGTCGAGGGTAAGACCCTCCGGATAATACTCTTTTAACTGCGCTGTTATTTGTTCCTTTCGCATTCGAATTTATTTACAATTAGGATCACAGTTTTTCACTCCAGCCTCAGGATCAGTTCCTGCCATATTGGCTCCTCTCGCAAGATTCGCGCCAAGCTGTGCGTTGATATAAACCTGCATTTCAGTCTTTATAAATGCCTGAGTTTGGGCAGGCTACCTTAACCTTCTCTCAGTGATCATTACCTTTATAGATCCACATCGGCTCTGTTTGACCTGCTCGTTCAAAGCCGTTCTTTTTATAAAAGTCGATAGCATTTCCATCAGCCGTAAGCATCTGCATGTGAAAACCCTTATAGATCTCTTGCATTTTATCCATAATCAAACGTCCAACACCTTTGCCTTGATAGGAGGGGAGCACCAGTAGATGTGGATAATAAACTATGAGATACCCATCGGAAATAGCATTTCCTAGGCCTACCAATGTCGTACCATCCCATGCCGTAACCAAGGAATGCGAATTTAAGAGTGCTTTGATCAGCTGTTCTGGTTTATCGGCTACACTCCATTTGTTAGCTTGATAAAGTTGTAGTATGTCGTTTGCGTTTAAATCTCTGTTGACACTTAGCTGTATGTTCATCTATTATTCTGTAGTTTTCGTTGGTATTTTTAAGCAGCTATTCTTAGCTAATAAATATGCGAATAGGTGTTGTAATATAGCCGTCTCGAATATACAAAAGTGAAGCTGTTTTACCAATTCGCGTGTTGTAAGCTGTCCATTTAGTGACGGCTCACGTCAATTCTTATCTTACAGTTTCCTGTAACCAATCCTCCATTCAACCGATATCTTGGTCTTAAATTGTATGTAAGGCTATTTTAATTGTTACTTTTGGATGATCAGAAGCCGTGTTCGACTTTAAAATTAACTTTCTAATTTGGCAAATTGCGTATATTTGAGAGTTATGTGACATAGTTGTAAATCAAGTACTAAATTGAACAAAGAGAATTTATAAAATTAATACTTAAATTCCTGGAAGGAAATTATCCGCAGTTTGCTCAGACAATAGAGTTTCAAGATGATGTATCTTTTGATTGTGATTTGAAAAGTGAATCCGGAATATTTTAAATTGGGATTGCAACATAAAATACCGAAATAACTATTCGAATTGAAGATCCAAAGGGAAAAACCGATATTCATAGTCATATTCCATGTTATGGGTTAGATGATTTAGAAGCTTGTGTTGCAGAATTATCGTCATTTCTTTCAATATATTAGCAGTTGAAAAACTATTATGATTTCCAAGAATTACCGATGAAACATAACATTTTGGAAAATAGATAGTTTCTTAATTTTTTAAGAAACTATCTATTTTGCATTTACTGGATTGAGCGATTTTTTTTCTTGCCAATAAGATCCTATTTTATAAGTTCTAAAAAAGGATTTTGATTATTGATCGCAGTTAGCTAAATGATATTGGCATTAGAAATTGCAGCGTTTTAATAACTATGATTTTAACGGAATAAAACAAATAAGTGGCAAAAAGACAAGAAAGTATATCTGTAAACCCGATGGACAATGAATTTGTTCATGGGATTGCCATAGATAGAATTTTAATTGAGCAAGCTGACTTTAAAGCCAGTAACTATTATGCACAAGCGACCCAGCCACATCGGGACGAGGGCCACACATTTCATATTGTGGAGAACGGAAGTGTCTTTATTGAAATTGATTTTCAAAAATATCAAATCGATGCACCTGCAGTAGTTTATATGCATCCAAATCAGGTGCACCGAATTTTAGAATTTTCAAGTATGAATGTTTGCTCTCTTGCTATAACATCCGAAAATCTTAATCCAGAATATTGCAGCTTTTTGGAACGTCTGGTTCCTTTAAAACCACTACAGCTAACTCGAGATTTCAGCGCGAAAATTTCTGAACTTTTTGCTATTTGCTTAAACTTTTTGAGGGCAAAAAAAGACGTGCTTCATCATTTAGTTTTAAAAGACAGTTGTAATACTTTGGTAGGTTTTATTATTTCAGCATTTTTAAGCCAAGCAGGACCTCCCGCAAAACTTTCAAGAACAGAGCTAATTTCAAAAAGGTTCCAACAATTGTTAGAAATAAGCTATTTAACAAATAAGCGGCCGAATGAGTATGCCAAGCTGCTGCATATTTCTACCCATTATTTAAACGAAAACGTAAAAAATACCACAGGCTTATCAGTTTCGCAACATATTCAAAATCGTGTTATATTGGAGGCAAAACGCCTACTTTACCACACTGACAAATCAGTGAAAGAAATTGCTTTTGAACTTGGTTACGATGATTATCCTTATTTCTCCAGAATTTTTACCAAGGCAGTAGGATTGTCCGCATTAGCTTTTCGAAGTAAAAGGCACGAATAGTCCAATACTTCCTCCGAAAAGACGTTTTCCAACTTTAGTTTTATTCGGATTTTTGTTGTATAGAATTCAAACAAATGGAAATACAAGAAGGTAAAAAGGTGCTTATATCCGGTGCAAGTTTTGCGGGCCTGACAATGGCATTTTGGCTAAATAAACAGGGAAATAATGTTACTGTAGTTGAAATTGGTGGTCACCTAAAAATGGGTGGAACTCCAGTAGATATTAAAGATGAAACCATAGAGATCGTTAAGCGGATGGGATTGTTTGATCGGATAAAAGCCAATAGAATCGGTCCTAGCAAGTGGGAGTTTAAAAATAAAGAAGATGTCAGCGAGCATACTGTCCAATTGGAAAAATTACCTGACAATGAATTCGAAATAGAAAGAGATCTAATGCTCAATATGCTTTTTGATCTTATAAAAAACGATGTTGATTTTATTTTCAATTCCAGTATTACTGCATTACATGAGTCTGAGCGTAACATTGAAGTTACCTTCAAAGACGGATCTCAAGGAATTTATGATCTTCTATTTGGCTGTGATGGCGTGCATTCTATGGTAAGGAAGATCTGGTTTGGAGAGGAAAAGCTGTATAGTCATTTTTTAGGGCAATATTTTTCCATCGCCATTGCAGATCGATTACTGGTAGAAGAAGGAGCTTACCAAACGTATGCAGAGCCCAATAAAGGTGTGGCACTTTACGCATACAATGCCAAAACAGACATTATATTTACTTTCCGTACAGAAACTGAGATCCAATACGATTTTCGTGATCCGCAGCAGCATAAAAGAATTATTTTGGAGCAATTTGCTGGTGTTAAATGGCGAACTTCAGAATTATTAAAGGAACTGGTAAATTCTAAATCATTCTATTTCGATAAATTTTGCCAGATAAAAATGCCTGCTTGGACAAAAGGAAGAGTGGCACTGGTAGGAGATGCGGGCTATTGTGCTTCACCTGCAGCAGGTATGGGTGGTTCATTGGCTATAATTG
The DNA window shown above is from Sphingobacterium thalpophilum and carries:
- the istB gene encoding IS21-like element helper ATPase IstB, whose protein sequence is MNENTTIEKMRKMRMITMAELYRSSLSDNLYREMSLDDFLATIIDAEWEARQNKNIDNLIYRASFKEKAAATDIDYNPSRNLDRNMFERLLSLGFINRKENIILTGSAGSGKSFLAQCIGVKACQMLYKTLYLNTGRFFDMVKIARLDGTYHKLLKKIERAELLILDDFGLTSIDQHARTALLDIIEDRYNSASLIIATQIPVEKWHGLIGESTIADAILDRVTFSSHRVELTGESYRRKKKLES
- the istA gene encoding IS21 family transposase, yielding MAGQRKDKMELRTLILLKKKGLSNRKVAQIMNINRKTVDSYIKRFKVLELDHAELLAMDDANLHDLFTQDDQTEKMRYEHLSSQFSKIQQELKRPGATLQTLWQNYLLEYPDGYRYTQFTTHYRKWRGKIKASGKLDHKAGEKLFVDFTGKKMSYVDRGTGEVIPVEIFVAVYPCSQYTFVKAVASQKREDFIDCLNSCLQWSGGVPQAIVSDNLKSAVSKGSKYAPEINKTLADFALFHSCVVDPARPYHPQDKALVERSVTLVYQRIFYPLDKQTFFSLKELNVAIAEQLVLYNDYLFSHGGSTRRSQFIDMEKEHLTPLPLSTYNLRYFRRAKVQKISHIYLNADRNYYSVPHRYIGHHVEVQYNNDTVEVFYNFQRIAKHQRCFRPGNYATIADHMPSSHQVYNHWSPMYFEQRAEAVGPSAQQYIRQLIAQYSYPELGYKQAQGILALVKTHSVSRVENACKRGLFHHKSSYQTIVNILKNKLDTLEEEVQQTFHIPEHENLRDTSIYR
- a CDS encoding transposase is translated as MQLENHLNEEKASGNSNRRNGKTKKTVRGLNTETFELETGRDRSVRFEPKVVPNRQLIITEQLEGHVLSMYAHLPLVELN
- a CDS encoding zeta toxin family protein — protein: MLERITELMKTRADFAFETTLSTRSYKNSVIEAQKIGYSVTVLYFWLDSPALAIQRVKKRVENGGHNIPSDVIERRYHRGLENLFNIYIPICDRWLVFDNMDLIPEIIAQGDKFGEFVSNSEIWSTLKSKYYNER
- a CDS encoding GNAT family N-acetyltransferase; translated protein: MNIQLSVNRDLNANDILQLYQANKWSVADKPEQLIKALLNSHSLVTAWDGTTLVGLGNAISDGYLIVYYPHLLVLPSYQGKGVGRLIMDKMQEIYKGFHMQMLTADGNAIDFYKKNGFERAGQTEPMWIYKGNDH
- a CDS encoding helix-turn-helix transcriptional regulator gives rise to the protein MAKRQESISVNPMDNEFVHGIAIDRILIEQADFKASNYYAQATQPHRDEGHTFHIVENGSVFIEIDFQKYQIDAPAVVYMHPNQVHRILEFSSMNVCSLAITSENLNPEYCSFLERLVPLKPLQLTRDFSAKISELFAICLNFLRAKKDVLHHLVLKDSCNTLVGFIISAFLSQAGPPAKLSRTELISKRFQQLLEISYLTNKRPNEYAKLLHISTHYLNENVKNTTGLSVSQHIQNRVILEAKRLLYHTDKSVKEIAFELGYDDYPYFSRIFTKAVGLSALAFRSKRHE
- a CDS encoding FAD-dependent monooxygenase; the encoded protein is MEIQEGKKVLISGASFAGLTMAFWLNKQGNNVTVVEIGGHLKMGGTPVDIKDETIEIVKRMGLFDRIKANRIGPSKWEFKNKEDVSEHTVQLEKLPDNEFEIERDLMLNMLFDLIKNDVDFIFNSSITALHESERNIEVTFKDGSQGIYDLLFGCDGVHSMVRKIWFGEEKLYSHFLGQYFSIAIADRLLVEEGAYQTYAEPNKGVALYAYNAKTDIIFTFRTETEIQYDFRDPQQHKRIILEQFAGVKWRTSELLKELVNSKSFYFDKFCQIKMPAWTKGRVALVGDAGYCASPAAGMGGSLAIIGATALADALEKNDGNFELAFATYNRDLRSFIEGVQADAVETLDKLLPKTEEEVRLRNKNGLNI